Genomic window (Mycoplasmopsis citelli):
AAAATCCTTCATTCAAGTGCTAAATCAATATCTTCTGAAAATCTTTCAATAAGATTATAAACTTTTGAAAGACTAGTTCCTCCCTTAAAAACAATGTAATCTTTGTATTTAAAATTATTAAAAAGATATTGTTTCTTGAATAACTTTTTTTCTTTCTTTATCGGGTAAGTTATAAAACTTGTCGATGATCATTGATCTCCTTAATCTTTAGTAAAACATTCCTTATTCAAAAAGTCAGATCTTTTGTATCACTTTGCAAATCTTCTTTGATATTTTGAGCAAAAAATGCTAATTTTTTAACTATTCATTTTTTGTTTATATCTTTTTTCCCTAATATTCTTATTGCTTCAATTAAAACAGCAAATTGTAATGATCTTGATGTAATAAATTTTTCGTTGGTATGTTGAAAAGTAATTTTTTTATTTCTATAACGATACTCACGAGAAGGGCCATCTGAAATATAAAAATAAACATTAGGGACCTGAGTTGAAACACCAGTGTAATTTAAAGACGCTTCGCCACCTGGAGCAATTTTTCAGGTAAATTTTTGTGCTATTTTTTCAGCAACTGCTTCAGGCAAAGGGTAACATTCTTTTTTTAAAAATTTACTATATTCAAGCTTAGTATATAAGCCGTTAATTAATCTTGTAATTTTACCTTCTTTAGCTAATTTTTGTAAAATTGATTTTACGGAATTTTTATTTATGATATGTTCAAAATCTTCAGCTGAATATATTTTTCCTGAGTTTTTAAACATTGCTTCTTGAATTTGTTGCTTTATTGTTTGCATTTTTACCTCTTATTTATAAAAATTATATAACAATTTAAGCTTTAATTGTGTTTAAATGTTTCTTTAAACGAAGTTGGGTTTTTATTTTTTGAATTTTAAATATTTTACTGTAGATGCCACTGTATGGACTTTTTTGATAATTGGAATAAATGCTTAAAAAACGATTTTTCACAACACCTACCCATTATAGTAATAAGATTTTTAGACAAAATATCAAAAATTTTTATTTTTTAAATCAAAAAAATGAACAAGAATTATCTTGTTCATTTGTGTTTTTGATATTTATTAATTTAAATGATAAACTTCTAGCGATTTCTAAT
Coding sequences:
- a CDS encoding nucleotidyl transferase AbiEii/AbiGii toxin family protein; amino-acid sequence: MTYPIKKEKKLFKKQYLFNNFKYKDYIVFKGGTSLSKVYNLIERFSEDIDLALEWRILGYPEKEPYKNRSFLKQNS
- a CDS encoding DUF6088 family protein, which produces MQTIKQQIQEAMFKNSGKIYSAEDFEHIINKNSVKSILQKLAKEGKITRLINGLYTKLEYSKFLKKECYPLPEAVAEKIAQKFTWKIAPGGEASLNYTGVSTQVPNVYFYISDGPSREYRYRNKKITFQHTNEKFITSRSLQFAVLIEAIRILGKKDINKKWIVKKLAFFAQNIKEDLQSDTKDLTFWIRNVLLKIKEINDHRQVL